The following are from one region of the Hydrogenophaga sp. BPS33 genome:
- a CDS encoding solute carrier family 23 protein has product MFSWTEKNAATLANGGVIAPDERLPWPQTAVMGVQHLIAMFGATVLAPILMGFDPNVAILMSGIGTLIFFIVTGGKVPSYLGSSFAFIGVVIAASGYAGPGPNANLGVALGGIIACGLVYTLIGVVVQAVGTGWIERFMPPVVTGAVVAVIGLNLAGIPIKNMAPTGFDAWMQGITFVCVALVAVFTRGMLQRLLILMGLIIASIVYAVLTNGLGMGKPLDLSGIASAAWFGMPNFSALVFQANAMLLIAPVAIILVAENLGHIKAVTAMTGRNLDQYMGRAFIGDGVATMVAGSAGGTGVTTYAENIGVMAATKIYSTAIFFVAGLMAILLGFSPKFGALIQAIPLAVMGGVSIVVFGLIAIAGAKIWVDNKVDFSDNKNLLVAAITLILGTGDYTLKFGGFALGGIGTATFGAIILYALLNRGGASSRDKA; this is encoded by the coding sequence ATGTTCAGCTGGACCGAGAAGAACGCCGCCACGCTCGCCAACGGCGGCGTGATCGCACCCGATGAACGATTGCCCTGGCCGCAGACCGCGGTGATGGGCGTGCAGCACCTGATCGCCATGTTCGGCGCCACCGTGCTCGCCCCCATCCTGATGGGCTTCGATCCGAACGTCGCCATCCTCATGAGCGGCATCGGCACGCTGATCTTCTTCATCGTCACCGGCGGCAAGGTGCCGAGCTACCTGGGCTCGAGCTTCGCCTTCATCGGCGTGGTGATCGCGGCCAGCGGCTACGCAGGCCCGGGGCCCAACGCCAACCTGGGCGTGGCCCTGGGCGGCATCATCGCCTGCGGCCTGGTCTACACCCTCATCGGCGTGGTCGTGCAGGCCGTGGGCACGGGCTGGATCGAGCGCTTCATGCCGCCGGTGGTCACCGGCGCGGTGGTGGCGGTGATCGGCCTGAACCTGGCCGGCATCCCGATCAAGAACATGGCGCCCACTGGCTTCGATGCGTGGATGCAGGGCATCACCTTCGTCTGCGTGGCGCTGGTGGCCGTGTTCACGCGCGGCATGCTGCAACGCCTGCTCATCCTCATGGGCCTGATCATCGCGAGCATCGTCTACGCCGTGCTCACCAACGGTCTGGGCATGGGCAAGCCGCTGGACCTCTCGGGCATTGCCAGCGCCGCGTGGTTCGGCATGCCGAACTTCAGCGCGCTGGTGTTCCAGGCCAACGCCATGCTGCTGATCGCGCCGGTGGCCATCATCCTGGTGGCAGAGAACCTCGGCCACATCAAGGCCGTGACCGCGATGACCGGTCGCAACCTGGACCAGTACATGGGCCGAGCTTTCATCGGCGATGGCGTGGCCACCATGGTGGCCGGCAGCGCGGGTGGCACCGGCGTGACCACCTACGCCGAGAACATCGGCGTGATGGCCGCGACCAAGATCTATTCCACCGCGATCTTCTTCGTCGCCGGCCTGATGGCGATCCTGCTCGGCTTCTCGCCCAAGTTCGGCGCGCTGATCCAGGCCATTCCGCTGGCCGTGATGGGCGGCGTGTCCATCGTGGTGTTCGGTTTGATCGCGATCGCGGGCGCGAAGATCTGGGTCGACAACAAGGTCGATTTCTCCGACAACAAGAACCTGCTCGTGGCGGCGATCACGCTGATCCTGGGCACGGGCGACTACACGCTGAAGTTCGGCGGCTTCGCCCTGGGCGGCATCGGTACCGCGACCTTCGGCGCGATCATCCTGTACGCGTTGCTCAACCGTGGCGGGGCATCCTCCCGCGACAAAGCCTGA
- a CDS encoding hotdog fold thioesterase: MSVWKKPISVEELTAIHHDTAVQHLGIEFLEVGPDFIRARIPVDKRTKQPYGLLHGGVSVVLAETLGSCGAAYSCPEGHRAVGLDINANHLKGATAGWVTGVTRPVHVGRTTQVWQIDLTNDAGELTCVSRITMAVLAPR; this comes from the coding sequence TTGTCCGTCTGGAAAAAACCCATCTCGGTGGAAGAACTCACCGCCATCCACCACGATACCGCCGTGCAGCACCTCGGCATCGAATTCCTCGAGGTCGGCCCGGACTTCATCCGCGCGCGCATTCCGGTGGACAAGCGCACCAAGCAGCCCTATGGCTTGCTGCACGGGGGCGTGAGCGTGGTGCTGGCGGAAACACTGGGCTCGTGTGGCGCCGCCTACAGCTGCCCCGAAGGACACCGGGCGGTGGGGCTGGACATCAACGCCAACCACCTCAAGGGGGCCACCGCCGGCTGGGTGACTGGGGTGACGCGCCCGGTGCACGTGGGCCGCACCACGCAGGTGTGGCAGATCGATCTGACGAACGACGCGGGCGAACTGACCTGCGTTTCGCGCATCACGATGGCGGTGCTGGCCCCCAGATAG
- a CDS encoding AsmA-like C-terminal region-containing protein, whose translation MKTAARRWAIAATALLGVLVVGAWLLARSYVPSNEELARRVESEFEARMGQALVVREARWRVRGTPVIELRDVHTVQPGEAGIRAKRLAIYPQLLPLLDKRLVIDRLEVDGADVPRQALAAYRNKLQDAHDDQSASVVLRHLAFKDLTYTSYSGVPLRYDGDVTFNETDRLPQHVSLRRSDARTPATLEATRDGKSDDGADVYRLQLQAGGGTARGQARLATSKGGRMTLTGELTPRQVEIQALLESFERRSVVGGRASGETTLRAEGDTVGELFRSLRTRSTLQVEGARLLRVDLDKAIKSLGEDRTGETPLDRLSGVMVTQNTAQGLKTSFTQVEAVAGSYSASGEATLYRRQIQAKGRLEAAGGVVDVPFSAHGPTRDPTFEMAWGSIAGAAIGTAVLPGIGTFIGAKIGGAVSEPPPIPPARERR comes from the coding sequence ATGAAAACCGCCGCACGCCGCTGGGCCATCGCCGCGACCGCCCTGCTGGGGGTGCTGGTCGTCGGGGCCTGGCTGCTCGCGCGTTCCTATGTGCCCAGCAACGAGGAGCTTGCGCGCCGCGTGGAAAGCGAGTTCGAAGCGCGCATGGGGCAAGCCCTGGTGGTTCGAGAGGCCCGCTGGCGCGTGCGCGGCACGCCCGTGATCGAGCTGCGGGATGTGCACACGGTGCAGCCGGGCGAGGCCGGGATTCGCGCGAAACGTCTCGCCATCTATCCGCAGCTCCTGCCTCTGCTGGACAAACGCCTGGTGATCGACCGCCTGGAGGTCGACGGGGCCGACGTGCCGCGCCAGGCGCTGGCCGCCTACCGCAACAAGCTGCAGGACGCCCACGACGACCAGAGCGCCAGCGTGGTGCTGCGCCACCTGGCCTTCAAGGACCTGACCTACACCTCGTACAGCGGCGTGCCGCTGCGCTACGACGGTGACGTCACCTTCAACGAGACCGATCGGCTGCCACAACATGTGTCGCTGCGCCGCTCCGATGCGCGCACGCCCGCGACGTTGGAGGCCACGCGCGATGGCAAGTCCGACGACGGTGCCGATGTCTACCGGCTGCAACTGCAGGCCGGTGGGGGCACGGCACGTGGGCAAGCGCGGCTGGCCACTTCGAAGGGGGGACGCATGACCCTGACCGGTGAACTCACACCGCGCCAGGTGGAGATCCAGGCCCTGCTGGAGAGCTTCGAGCGCCGCTCGGTCGTCGGTGGCAGGGCGTCGGGCGAGACCACATTGCGCGCCGAGGGCGACACGGTGGGCGAGCTGTTCCGTTCGCTGCGCACGCGCAGCACCTTGCAGGTAGAGGGTGCGCGGCTGCTGCGCGTCGATCTGGACAAGGCCATCAAGTCGCTGGGCGAGGACCGCACGGGTGAGACGCCGCTGGACCGCCTGAGCGGCGTCATGGTCACGCAAAACACGGCGCAAGGCCTCAAGACCAGCTTCACCCAGGTGGAGGCGGTGGCGGGCAGCTACAGCGCGAGCGGTGAAGCCACTCTGTACCGCCGGCAGATCCAGGCCAAAGGCCGGCTGGAGGCGGCGGGCGGCGTGGTCGATGTGCCCTTCTCGGCGCACGGGCCCACGCGCGATCCAACGTTCGAGATGGCCTGGGGCTCGATTGCGGGCGCGGCCATTGGCACGGCCGTGCTGCCAGGTATCGGCACCTTCATCGGCGCGAAGATCGGTGGCGCGGTCAGCGAGCCGCCACCGATTCCGCCGGCGCGCGAGCGCCGGTGA